The Candidatus Hydrogenedentota bacterium region GCTCGGGTACCGTTGTGAGGTTCTTGTCCTTTGTTTGCGGGGCTGTGATCATGCCGTAGTAGCGGCCCATCCAATATGCGTCGAGCCAGCCACCTGGGTCGGCTACAACCGTGCCGTTGTTGCCGCCGTCGAGCTGCATGAAGTTGCCGTCCCATCGATTGGGTTCGGTCTCGCGCGGGCTGAGGGGTTTGACGCGCTCGGAGTAGGCGCGGTAACCCTTGGGCGTATACAGGTCGTCGCGGTGTGAATTCACGTACGAATGGCGGCGCAGATCGAGCGGCCACTCGCGCAGATGCGCGACAGCGCGTTCGGTTTCGCAGTCATTGCCGGTGAGCGCGCCGTAGATGAAGTTGAACCACGGCACGGCTTCGATGCGTTTCACTTCCCAGCTGCGTTCGAGGCTGCGCAACCACAATGCCTTCAGGTCTGGGTCCGTTTCATGAAGGATGAGCGGGAAATAGGAGTAGAACGCGAGGCGGTCGTCGAAGTGCGTGAAGAATCCGGGATGGAAGGTCAGCTTTTGCCGCAGGATGTCTTCAAAGTAGTTCCAGCCGATGAGTCTGTCTTTGGCGGCCGAGAACTTGGGATCGCGTGTGTAGTGAAAGGCGGTCGTGACGTAATTGAAAGCTTCCATGCCGTTGAGGCCGCGAGCGTAGTAGCCGAGCGGTGTTTGCAGATACTCGGGATCCCATCGGGCCCAGCGTGTCGGTTGACCGTCTACGTCTCGCAAACAGAATCCATTATCTACGATGTGACCAACGACCCGATGGAGATGTTCTGTCGCCCATACTTTCTCTTCATCATTCGCAACGAGCCGCAGGAACAGGTTGGTTTCATAGACCTGGGCATCCGTCTCGTCGCTGGAAGTGTCGCCTTTCCATTCCCACAGTCCGTCTGGTGTCGCATGCCATTCGGCGGGCAGGCCGCCTGAACCGTGCTGGGCTTTGGCGCAGGGTTCGTTGGCGGCGTAGATGGAGCGCGCGGGGAAGCCGTCGATTGAGGTGATTTCCTCGCTCCACTTCACCGACTTCATCATGTCCACAGCCTCGGCTCGCACCTTGGGATCGCCGGTGACGGCAAATTCAAAACACTTGGCATTGAGGTAGTGGCTGCTGTACCCGACGTCATTGTCACTGACTTCGCGCTCCCACTCGCCATTAATCAGGAACAGCGCATGAATGAAACCGAGGCGTTTCTGGCCCCACTCATTGAGCCAACGCTCGTAGTAGGCGGCCTTCTTCGCCAAGGTGTAGGGTTCGTACGTGATTATGCCTAGGCCCGAATCGGTGGCGATGTAGGCCGTGTCTTTGCTGCACGCAATCGCATTGACTTTATCGTTGGGAATCCAGCGAGGATGGCCGAAGTAGTGGTAAGCATCACCTACATTGCGGATGGCGCCTCGCATCGTACCGATCCAGAGGTCGCTGTCGAAGCCGCGCGCGAGTGTTGTCGTGTCCTCATAGCAGAGTCCGTCTTCGCCAACGGTGCGGTACCACGTCATGCCGCGCAGAACGCAGAGCCCTTCATCGGTGGCGAGAATCAGACGGCTTCCCATCGCCATCATGTCGCGAATTGTGCAGCCGCGCTCCAGCGTACCCCAGTCCGTGATGTTGTCAAACTCGATACGGCCGCGCGCGTACAGTCCGATGCGTTTCCCGTCGTGCACGTAGACCGTACCGCCGTAAGACGCAACACCAAGCAGTTTCGAATGTCCCCCTTCCGTGAGCGGAGAAATGGTGGACCCTTCGAGTGTGGAGAGATTGTCGTTCGTCGCAAGAACAATCTTGCCGTTGTGTTCGCAGAGGTCGGCGGGCACTTGCTCCGTCACGCGTATGAATGCGGTTCCGTCGAACTTCCAAAGCCCATCATCCGCTGTAGCCCACAAGGCGCCCGCAAGCACCTTCAGCTTGCTCACTGCTCCAGCGGGACCGGCAATGCGTTCCAGCGATTCGCCTTTCACGACGGCTACACCATGAGTATCGCCAACATAGGCGGTGTTATTGAAAACAGCCACCGCACGCAGCGCATCATCTGACTTAACGAGGCTGCCGACTTCCTGAAGGTAGACCTCGTCCTCGACGGGCTTCCACATCGGATTCTGAGGTATGGGTAAATCGGCGAATGCAGGCACGATGGCCGTGAGCAACACGCAATATACGACGGAGAGAACTTGTTTCATCACCCTAGCCTCCTTGAACGCGATAGATTACGCGTGACCACTTTAGCACGAAAGTTGGACGAAGCCCATGACGACGCGAGGGGCCGCAGTTGCGTGAACAGCGCCCCTGCTTTAGGTACACTCGTGTAAGAGACATACACACCGTGGAGACAGTCAACGCGCTGCGCTTTCCCGCGACTTGTGAGTCATGGCGGAAAGACACCGGCAGAGGGGAGGAGACATGAGCTTCATGATGAATCGCCGAGCGTTTCTTAAGGCGGCATCCGCATCGGCGGCCCTGGCGGCGTTGGGAACGGGTGCTGTCGACGCAGTAAGCCAATCCGTGAAGCGGGTTGGTGTGATTGGCACGGGTTGGTACGGCAAAAGCGACGTGTTCCGCTTGATGCAGGTAGCGCCGGTGGAAGTGGTGTCGATCTGCGACGTGGATGCGAACATGCTCGCGGAAGCGGCGACATTGATCGGCCAGCGCCAGAAATCTGGAAAGACGCCGCGCACGTATCGCGACTATCGCGAGATGCTGAAAGAGAAAGACCTCGACATTGTGATTGTCGGGACACCGGATCACTGGCATGCATTGACGGCCATTGCCGCGATGGAGGCCGGCGCGCATGTGTACGTGCAGAAACCCACGGCGGTTGACGTGCGCGAGAGCGAGGCCATGTTGGACGCCGCGCGGCGGCTCAATCGCGTGGTGCAAGTCGGCACGCAGCGTCGAAGCACACCCCATCTTATCAATGCCAAGAAAAATGTCGTGGAAGCCGGACTGCTCGGGAAGGTGTCGCACGTGGAGATGTGCTGCTATTACCACATGCGCGCCAACGAGAATCCGGCGCCGATTCCCGTGCCGGATTTCCTTGACTACGAAATGTGGACCGGTCCCGCTCCGATGCGGCCCTACGACCATCTGCCGCATCGTGGCTGGTGGCGCGCGTTCATGGAGTACAGCAACGGTATCGTTGGCGACATGTGCGTACACATGTTCGACGCGGTTCGATGGATGCTCGACCTGGGCTGGCCCAAGCACGTTTCCTCCTACGGCGGTATCTTTGTGCAGAAGGACTCGAAGGCGACCACGAGCGACACGCAAACGGCGACGTTTGCATACGACGACCTGATGGCCGTGTGGCAACATCGCACGTGGGGAACCACGCCCGACGCGCAGTACCCGTGGGCATTCACTCTCTATGGCGACAAGGGCACGCTGAAGGGAAGCATCAACAGCTACGATTTCATTCCGCAAGGCGACGGCAAGCCGATTCACGAGGATTGTCTACTGGAGGAAGAACAGTATCCCGAGGATACAAAGGAAAAGGATATCGAGATTAAGGCGGCCCCGGCGTCGCGCCGCCACATGCTCGACTTTCTCGCGGCCATTGAAACCGGCGGCCGGCCCGTGGCGGATATCGAGCAGGGGCATATTTCGTCGGCAAGCTGCATTCTCGCGAACATTGCCATGAAGACCGGCAGAACCTTGGCATACGATCCCGTGAAACGCGAAGTGACCGGCGACACGGAGGCCACGGCGCTCCTCCGCAGGGAGTATCGTGGGCCATGGCAGCATCCTGCCGGGTAACCGTCACACGTGAAAGAGGCCTTCGTCGGATGGACTCGGCCGGGTTTCCTCTAATCTGGCAGCAGGTCAACGTTTGTTGCTAGAGCCCTCAGCACAGAAGGCGCCACCGAAGCACGTTAGGCGGTGCAGACCAGGTTACGGTTTGACCGTTGTGTTCTTGGTGCATTCGCGGATTACCGCTGCGTAGGGCTCGATGAGACGGAAGTTCTCCGTTTTCGTCCGGGCGATGACGGAGAGGATTTCCTCCTTGGAATCGCGGTGCATGTTTGGAGTGCGCGGCCACGGATCGAGAAATTGGTACAGACCCCAGATCGAGCCGATCCCGTCGTCATTTACGTACTTCCACGTCCACGGCGACCAGGCCCAGCCTTTTGCATTGAAGGCGTCAAGAAAGAGGCGCATACCCTCGATGTCATTTGCGCTGTCACCCATGGTGCTGAATTCACCGAGATAGATCGGCACTTGGCAGCGCTTCTGTTCGCGTGAACCGACGCGCAGTACTTCCTTGAGAAACCTGGCGTGACCGGAGTCTTTATTGCCCGTCGTAAATTCAGGGTCAGCACCTGAATAGAAGTGAAACGAATATACAACGTTCGTCCAGCCTACTGTCTTCGGAACCGGGAAGAACCCTTTTTCTCTCCACGGCAGGTCTTCCAGCTTATACCCGTCTTCCATCACAATGATCGTGTCCGGATCGACCTCGCGGATCGACTTGTAGAGCAGGTCGTGCGCGTGCGTCCAGTCATCAAGACCTTTTGCGCTGTACGGCTCATTGAGCAGATCGTATCCCCATACCGCAGGCTCGTCCTTATAGCGCTCCGCAATGACACGCCACAGGGCCGCTGCCCGCTTCTGGAATTCCTCGTTCTGGAAGAACTCTCCGCGGCTGATTTCGCCGGTGTGAAGCCACGGACTCTGACCGCCGGGCGCGCCGTGAAGGTCGAGCAGGATGTACATGCGTTGCGCCGAGGCCCACTTCACCGCCTTGTCAAGATAGGAAAACCCATAGTCGTTGTAGGTGTATGGCTGCGACTCGTTTTCGAACCAGCGATACCAAAACGGAATACGAACAAAGTTGAAGCCGACGGCCTTGGCAAGCTGAAAGTCGGTTTCGGTGATCCACGTGTCGTGAAACGCATTCCAGATTTCAGCCGCGCCGTTGTCGCCAAAGCGTTTCTTGAGCAGAGCATCGATGTCCGTTGCCGCGTGAAGCGGCGGCTCTTTCGCAACAAGTTGCGCGAAGGATTCGTATTTCTGAGCGTCGGCAGTTTCCTTTACAGCCGACAGAACTCCCTCGATGTATTTGCTGGCTTTGGTCGTGTCGTCGTTGAAGTCTCCCATCTTCTTAATCGCGGACTCGTATGCCTCTAAAACGCCCGTTTCCTTGGCCAACTCGGGCAGACGATCGTGCATCTCCAATTCCAGACTTGGAATCCACGTCTCCATCATCAACCAGCCGCCGAAGTTGATCCCGCGCATGGGAACGACTTCACCCTTCGAGTTGACGATATCCGTGCCGCGTGTGGACAGCGTCTCCAAGGGTTGAGTTGTTGCCGCGCTTGCTGTGAAGAGAAGCGCAATCGCGGCGGCATTTGCCGAGCGCCACATGATACCGCTCCTAATTCGAAGTTGGGATAGCATCGTTTTCGGTCTCCCTAAGCGTGCGATACTTTTTCTGGAGTGTCGAACCAAGACTCGGGTCGTTAGCCAAGACAATGATCGCGCCGTCGACAAGTTTCTTTAGCTTGAGTTCTGTCTTTTCTTCTCGCTTTGCGCACGGAACCGATGCGACCCCGCTTCCAGAAACCAGTAAGGCCGACTTGGGCTCGATCCAGTCCGGCAGTTGCAAAGCAATCTTGACGGAAGACTTGGGATGAAACGGATAGGCCTTGGGGTCGATTTCATAATCGAGGTTTGTGACGCACAGGATCACTTTGTCCCACGAAACAAGAGCTGCCACATCCACCTTGTCCGGTGCGTCGATTGGACCCTGCAGAGGCTCAGCAGCTAGGAAGTCATCCCGCAATAGGTTCATCACGCGGTTCCAGCCTCGCATTGACTCACGTGTCTCCGGATACTTAACACTCATCTTAATGTTGTACGTGAACCACAGGATTCCCTTCGCCCCGCGTCCGAGGTTCAAGACCAATTGCGCGGACAATTCCTCCGGCGTAGGCACCGGCCGTGCCGGCCGCTCACTCCAGCCGTCGTGATTACCTTGCGACCAGACCCAAATGGGTCGGGGTTCCGCTGCATACTTGAGATCGCTGGTGTAGTACGCGGTTTCCTCAAGGCGTGTTCCATACGTGTATGGCCATTTGCTGCTTGAAGGTGCGGTGACACAGTAGTGGTCGTGCCCCGCAATGTCGGCGATAGCCGCATACTCGAAGAATTTCACGTTGCGGCACAGATTCACGAACGTGGGTTTAGTCTGGTCGTATGCTTTGACGGTGGTGTCACAAAAGAGCACCACCTGCGGATCGACAGACCAATCGGGTTCATCACGCAGCATCCAGCAGGCAACATTGGGATGACCCGAGAGGTCACGGATCATATCCACATTGACTGGTTCGCCCGTGTGTACCATTGCATTGAGGCCAAATCGCGCGGCCGCCCCGCCAAAGAACGCGTCGTTCTTGCTTCCTCCTTTGACTCCGGTATCCACATGGTCTCCGCTGACAAAGGACTGTTCATGTTCGTCTATGCCCCAGGTGCCGATTGGAAAGAAGTCGGGAAATGCGCGGCGATGGGCATAGATCGTCCGTGCGATCTCGCCGGCTTTGAAATTTATCTTCGTCATGAGCTGGAAGCCCGGACGGATTGGTTCGGATAGAGTCAAACGGGCGATGGCTTGTCCTTCACGCCCCAGTTTCTGTCCTCGCCATTCCGTATTGGTCACGTTCAATCCCGGCAGTTCTACTTGGGTCAACTCGATCGGAGGTCCGCCCGATTTGCGCACGTGCACGTCGATGGTCTTCATATCCGGGTAGACATGGATGAACGATACATTTACATCGTCCTCTCTAAGGTTTCCCTCGAACTTCACACAAGGTTCCCATGAGTCGTCGACCATCTCAAACATGAAGGGCAACTCGGATTGGAAGTCACGAGAAATGGCGGCAACCTCCAAGACGGTTGTCTCGCCAGGATCCAGGTTGTTATCCAACAGGCGGTGCCACGCAATGAAGTGATTGAGCAGCCAATAGGATTCGTCGCGGTTGTTGTAGCGCCAGAAGCGAAGGCTGACGGGCTTGGGTGAAGTATTGGTCACATAGAAATAGAGAAGTCCGCCTAGGTTGGGATGCTCGCTTTCGAACTCCGTTATATGCTCGGTGTCCCAACGTGCCGGGCGGTAGTGCACGTACTCGACCTTCAACTTCTGCGAGGCATTTGCATTTGTGTCGGCGCCTACCTGCGCAGACTGCCCGAGGACGGGTAGTGTAAGAAGGAAGACGCAAGCGACCACGCACAGAACGCGAGCACGCAACTTCATGGGTTCTTCTCCTTTATCCGGCCGCTTTGTGGAGTCTCAGCCTGAGCATTGCGTAATGTCTCTAAAAGCAATCCAAAGAACCAATTCCAAGTCCGTGTGCTCGCACAACGGCCTATGGAGTGGCCACTTCCCACTCGAAGAGGGCGTCCACGTGCGTGAACAGAGGCCATTCGCGTCCGCTATTGCGGGCATCGATAAGTTCGATACACGTTGCGAGCGCGGATCGGGTATCGAACCCCAATCGCGCCAGGGGCAGCACCCCATACGATTTGTTCGGGAAATTGCAGTGAGCGACGATTTCGACATCGGCCGGCACAGAAACACCCGCGCCTAGAAGCCCCCGGCAGACCTGGTCGACAATATTGTCATCGCTGATGATAAGGGCGTCGGGACGTTCTGCCTGATTCTTGCTGAAGAGGAGTCGGGCGATGTTTTCCCCCCAATTCCCATTGTAAGGGTCGATACCGTGCACCCATGCGAAGTCGGTCTTCATGCCCAGCGCCTCCGCCTGACTGTAGAAATACTCTTGCCGTTCCGGCTCAAGCATGCTTACAGCCGTCATGGCCACACGTTTTCGACCCTTATTGGAAAGGTACTCGAGCGCACGGCGCAAGAAGCCCGTAACACCGCCGAGGTCAACGCAAGCCAGTTTGGGAACCTGCGGGACTCTGGGAGTCGAGGCCAAGACGATAGTAGGGACCGCGGAAGCAATTCGGTCCAAGGTGTCTCGAGACAATTGCGGATGACCTATCAGCACGACTCCTGCCAGCCGGGAGGCGCGAACGTCCGCCAGAAGATCACGCAGTCCGGCTGACTTGACGTGATCATTTGCCTCCAGGTACGTGCGGACGTCCAACACTCCGAGCCTTCGCACGTGGGCGGTCGTTTCAAGCAAGACTGAAAACCATGTGCTCCAGGACTTACCCTCCTGGGAGTCCGGGAAGACGAGCGCATAGCGGTGAAGATGGGGTGGTTTGCCGGAAACGAAGGTACCCGCAGTGCCTTTGACTTCGATAAATCCGTCGCGCATGAGCCGATCAAACGCGCGCTGGACGGTGACGCTGCTTACACCAAACTGCTCTTCATAGACCAGTCTCGCCGGCAGTCTCTCACCAGGAGCGAGGTCGCCGTCAACAATGGAAGAATGTACGTAAGCATAGACTTCGTCTTGTTTTACGGGTGGTCTGGTTCTGCTGCTCTGAGCCACGCGAAACCTCCTTACCGCACACGCGCTAACGTCGCGTTTACACTATCATAAAGCTATTGCATTTTACAATATCATGCTATATATTGTGAAGTAACATGCAAATTGAATAAAGTTAATGGAAAGGAGGTCTCGCGCACTGCTGTAGTTCCCCTCTCGAATGATGGTTAGGGCACCCCAATGTCTGGAACACTAGTTGGAGAAAACGGGACATGAAGAAAAAGTCTGGATTCACACTCATTGAATTGCTAGTTGTCATCGCCATTATAGGTATTTTGGCAGCCATACTCCTACCGGCCTTGGCACGCGCCCGTGAGGCCGCCCGCCGGGCATCCTGTCAGAACAATTTGAAGCAGTGGGGTCTCGTGTTCAAGATGTATGCAAACGAGGCCAAAGGAGAGAAGTTCCCTGACGTCGACTTCTGGGGCGCGCAGATTATTCCAGGCGAGAGCCTGTGGCCGGTCGGCTGCGGACCTCGCGGCGCCGCCATCTATCCCGAGTATATTAGCGATTGGCGGATTTGCTTCTGCCCTTCCTCGCCCAGTCGGACCGGTTGGGAAGACTGGATTATTCCTGTCCCCGAAGAACCCGAAGCGACGCAGTGCAGTCCGGATGATTTCGAAATCGTGAATTCCGTGTTCATCGACGGTGATTACAATGGCAGCGGCGGGGTATGTGACAGTGGGAGCATGGCATTCTTCACGTTTGCCATTAGCTACCATTATCAGCCAAAGGTCGTCAAGAGTGAATGGGTGACGTCACTGGCCGACGTCGAATACCTTAGCGACGTATGGGACGACGAGTATCCCGTAACGGAAATGGAGAACTGGTACGCGAATGACGTGGAACTCGAATTTCCGGACTCAGGCACTCAGACGGCATACCACATGCGTGAGGGAATTGAGCGTTTCATGATTTCCGACATCAACAATCCGGCGGCGAGCGCTCAGGCTCAGAGTGAAGTGGCGCTCATGTGGGACCATTGCGCAGCGAAGTCGAGCGGCGCCATTCATGGAGCGGCGACCTTCAACCATATACCGGGCGGTTCGAACGTGCTGTTCTTGGATGGACACGCTGAATTCTCCAAGTATCCGGCGGCCCCCGATAGCAAGTTCTGGATGCTGACCAGTCTGTTCGTTACCAACGGCGGATTCTCCCTGCAGAATCCATAGTACGCACGAGATTTCAAAACCATCTGTTACCCCCTTACTGCCCCGGTAGGGGGGTAACCCCTTTTTATCCCCCAATACGGTGAGACCCTCAATGCCTGATTGCATGAATCCTGTGTCGTGACATATTTCCAGACACACGCGCGACAGATGAAATCGCGGTGAGCAACCGGCAAGAAAGAATCTGATCTGGTGGGGGAGAAGAGATGGCGTACCCGGAGGGACTCGAACCCCCAACCTCTTGGTCCGTAGCCAAGCACTCTATCCAATTGAGCTACGGGTACGCAGACAGGTCATCGGACGAATAGTCTAGCAAATGGGCACGGTGAGGTGCAAATTTCGAATGAGGAAGGGAGGAATCGCGCGGAGTTGGGCCCTGGTAACAGGCGTGATGGCCTTCTGGAATCGCGGACTCAGAGAACTTGATTTCGCGAAGGAATCCGTGGTGGCCTGAGGTCTAAACGCCGAGCACTGGGCCGTGTGAATCCAGCATTGAAACGGCGACGGAGTCTCGTCTTGTGTTTCGTCTGGTTGACTGCCGCGGGGCGCGTTTTGGATACTCGTAAGCGCTGTTGGTCTTAGAGGAGTAATGTGAAAGTGATGGCCGGGGTATCGGCCGTGCAAGGAGTAAGTTTGTTATGCGCAAGAGTATTCGCGTTCTGGGAATGGTAGTGTTGGCGGCGGTGATGAGTGTCGCCGGGGGGTATGCGGTTTCGGGCGTTCACGCACAAGATGCCGCTGTGCCGCAACCGGCCCTGGAACCCGCCATGAAGACTGGTCAGATGATGGAGGCGTTTTTCGAAGGCGTCCACGAGAGTCTTAGCGCGGAGATGAAAGCGGAACCTCAGACTCCCAAAGGCTGGAAGACGATCAAGTCCAGCGCAAGTGCCTTCGCCGAGCTTTCAAACCTTGTCATGATTCACAAAGAATACGATGACATGAAGACGTGGTACGAAATGGCGACGGTTATGAAGACCACGGCGTTGGACCTTGCTAAAGCGGCTGATGAGAAGAACTTTGCGCAGGCAACGGAGAAATACAAGGCGTTGGTCGAATCCTGCAACGCGTGCCACAAGAAGTTCGAACCCGAGACTGGTCCAGTCATCGAATTGTAGGTGCACTCCTCGTCGAG contains the following coding sequences:
- a CDS encoding cytochrome c, whose product is MRKSIRVLGMVVLAAVMSVAGGYAVSGVHAQDAAVPQPALEPAMKTGQMMEAFFEGVHESLSAEMKAEPQTPKGWKTIKSSASAFAELSNLVMIHKEYDDMKTWYEMATVMKTTALDLAKAADEKNFAQATEKYKALVESCNACHKKFEPETGPVIEL
- a CDS encoding prepilin-type N-terminal cleavage/methylation domain-containing protein, whose translation is MKKKSGFTLIELLVVIAIIGILAAILLPALARAREAARRASCQNNLKQWGLVFKMYANEAKGEKFPDVDFWGAQIIPGESLWPVGCGPRGAAIYPEYISDWRICFCPSSPSRTGWEDWIIPVPEEPEATQCSPDDFEIVNSVFIDGDYNGSGGVCDSGSMAFFTFAISYHYQPKVVKSEWVTSLADVEYLSDVWDDEYPVTEMENWYANDVELEFPDSGTQTAYHMREGIERFMISDINNPAASAQAQSEVALMWDHCAAKSSGAIHGAATFNHIPGGSNVLFLDGHAEFSKYPAAPDSKFWMLTSLFVTNGGFSLQNP
- a CDS encoding Gfo/Idh/MocA family oxidoreductase, coding for MSFMMNRRAFLKAASASAALAALGTGAVDAVSQSVKRVGVIGTGWYGKSDVFRLMQVAPVEVVSICDVDANMLAEAATLIGQRQKSGKTPRTYRDYREMLKEKDLDIVIVGTPDHWHALTAIAAMEAGAHVYVQKPTAVDVRESEAMLDAARRLNRVVQVGTQRRSTPHLINAKKNVVEAGLLGKVSHVEMCCYYHMRANENPAPIPVPDFLDYEMWTGPAPMRPYDHLPHRGWWRAFMEYSNGIVGDMCVHMFDAVRWMLDLGWPKHVSSYGGIFVQKDSKATTSDTQTATFAYDDLMAVWQHRTWGTTPDAQYPWAFTLYGDKGTLKGSINSYDFIPQGDGKPIHEDCLLEEEQYPEDTKEKDIEIKAAPASRRHMLDFLAAIETGGRPVADIEQGHISSASCILANIAMKTGRTLAYDPVKREVTGDTEATALLRREYRGPWQHPAG
- a CDS encoding GntR family transcriptional regulator; this translates as MAQSSRTRPPVKQDEVYAYVHSSIVDGDLAPGERLPARLVYEEQFGVSSVTVQRAFDRLMRDGFIEVKGTAGTFVSGKPPHLHRYALVFPDSQEGKSWSTWFSVLLETTAHVRRLGVLDVRTYLEANDHVKSAGLRDLLADVRASRLAGVVLIGHPQLSRDTLDRIASAVPTIVLASTPRVPQVPKLACVDLGGVTGFLRRALEYLSNKGRKRVAMTAVSMLEPERQEYFYSQAEALGMKTDFAWVHGIDPYNGNWGENIARLLFSKNQAERPDALIISDDNIVDQVCRGLLGAGVSVPADVEIVAHCNFPNKSYGVLPLARLGFDTRSALATCIELIDARNSGREWPLFTHVDALFEWEVATP
- a CDS encoding glycoside hydrolase family 5 protein, whose translation is MWRSANAAAIALLFTASAATTQPLETLSTRGTDIVNSKGEVVPMRGINFGGWLMMETWIPSLELEMHDRLPELAKETGVLEAYESAIKKMGDFNDDTTKASKYIEGVLSAVKETADAQKYESFAQLVAKEPPLHAATDIDALLKKRFGDNGAAEIWNAFHDTWITETDFQLAKAVGFNFVRIPFWYRWFENESQPYTYNDYGFSYLDKAVKWASAQRMYILLDLHGAPGGQSPWLHTGEISRGEFFQNEEFQKRAAALWRVIAERYKDEPAVWGYDLLNEPYSAKGLDDWTHAHDLLYKSIREVDPDTIIVMEDGYKLEDLPWREKGFFPVPKTVGWTNVVYSFHFYSGADPEFTTGNKDSGHARFLKEVLRVGSREQKRCQVPIYLGEFSTMGDSANDIEGMRLFLDAFNAKGWAWSPWTWKYVNDDGIGSIWGLYQFLDPWPRTPNMHRDSKEEILSVIARTKTENFRLIEPYAAVIRECTKNTTVKP